CGCCAAATGTGGGAGGGCAATGCCTGTTGGCATCCCAGATTTCAAAGCTTGTTTCAGTCTTCTCTACCTAAGTTGCGGAACAGGCAGAAGTCCTGCCTATCAGAGAACATACGGAGCCAAAGCAGGACTTCTTTGCATACCGCATAGTTCATAATATGCTTGGGCCCGGTCATATCTCAGAAGCCAAAGGGCAGGAGCTCTCAGGTGCATTCTTGAATCATGTTTGGCTGCTGGTCATAGAGCACTATAGAGCACCAGGCAGTGTTCTGCCCTGCCTTAAACTGCGCTGCTCTTCCCCTCAGCTGTGGCTCTGGCCTGAGTGGCGATTACATCTCTGAGGAGGGGCACTGCTGGGTCGGCATGGACATCAGCCCTGCGATGCTGGGTGAGtagaccttccccccccccaatccatccATCACTTTGGCTTGAACCACCTTGCTTCGGACTGGTGGACTGGCCAGATACAGCAGAAACGGCAACCCTGCAGTGTCCTTAATTCTGAACAGATGTGGCCATGGAGAGAGAAGTGGAGGGAGACGTGATGCTTGCAGATATGGGCCAGGGGATCCCTTTTCGGCCAGGGACGTTTGATGGCTGCATCAGGTAGGAAGACCGCACTGGGTGCTTCGCTTACTAGTGGATGCAAGTTGGATGTAACATGAGGTTGCGCTGGGAGAGGACGGTGAGGGCTTCCCTGCTGGCCAGTATCTCAACGcccattttcttccttttcaGTATTTCTGCAGTGCAGTGGCTCTGTAACGCAGATAAGAAGACCCACAACCCCCCAAAGCGGTTGTACCGGTTTTTCTCAACGCTCTATACTGCTTTGGTAAGGGTTGCTCCCTCTTcaccacctccccctcccccgagcCACTGCAGAGgacaaaaaatgtgtgcatgggGTGTGTGCGTCCACGCAGATCATCTAGTGTCCCCTCAAGCTCCCGTACAATTTGGTGCCGTCCCGATGGGCCAGTAGGATGGTGGGAGTGATGGATGGGAGCACAGCCCTGCGAGTTGACGCTGGGGAGAGTTGTAGCCCCAAACGTCTGCAGGacgccaagttggcaaaggctgaggtAGAGTAAGGAAGCAAAGAGGGGGGCAGTGGTACAGGAggaagagctggggggggggagaaggggccaCTAGCAGCGGCTGGGAAGAAAGGACAAAACAGGCACCCCTCCTTTTtgccaccccccctcccccagcacccTGACCTGTAACCTTGATGAGGAAACCTGAGTGTGATTTCAGCCTCCAGGCCTTTGCTAGCAAGCTAGGCCCTGTGGCGAAACTGAACTTGCAGCAGTCGCGTCAGTGGTCAGGAGAGGGCTGGTGTTCCTAGCATttgttgccgggggggggggcgagactctcctacctcgcagggttgttgtgaggatgaaatggggagggggagagaagtgaCGGGAGGGGGTGGTGCCCATGTACACTCTCACAAATCCAAATCGTCGACTTCTGATGTAGATGCCTGGCCACACAGCAGGACACTGCATAGCCGCTCATTGCTGTCCTTTCACCTTACAGGCCCGGGGAGCCCGTGCCATCCTACAGCTGTACCCAGAAAACTCTCAGCAGGTGTGTCTCTTGGGGGGGTAAAGACTCCCGCTGCAAAACTCATAAGGAGGCTTTTGGAGGCTAAGAGGAGGTTGGCGTTGGCATGTGAAGGAGTCCCATTCAAATAAGGTCAAGGAGCCCCGCACCCCCTGTGGCCGGTCAGACTCACCTGGCTTCTTCCTTTTTCTGTTTCCCTCCCAGCTGGAACTCATCACCACCCAAGCTATGAAGGCCGGCTTCACGGGCGGCATGGTGGTCGACTACCCCAACAGCGCCAAAGCCAAGAAGTGAGTTCCTCTTCCatctggtgggaggaaggggggcCTTTTTCTGCCCTCCAGAGGTGGGAGGCAGGGAGGCTCAGAGCAGCGCAAGACAGACACCAGGAACTGACTCCCTCCCCTGCTTGTGAGGACGAGAAATCCTCCCGTCTCGCACGGGAGATGTGTTCAAATCCGGCATGACCGCCTGTCATTCAAAATAATTCCAAGGAGAAGGGGCACCCAGAGCCATCTAGTCTGCTCCAGTATGGCAGCTGGGTTCCTGGAAGCATTAATCCAGGCCTCTCCCTTTCCTGGGTAATTCACTAAGAAGGGCATTTAGACTTCAGAAGACCACAGGCCCCTGGAGCAAAGCCGTGGGGCGGGGTGGGGCAACTCTTctggaaaccttggagagctgctatcGCTAAATAGTGTTGACAGGATGAGACAGGATCTTCGAATAAAGCAGCTCTTGGTGGACTATCGGGAGAGAACGTGGTGCCCAagtagcgctctctctctctctctgtgtgtgcatatttATGTCTCTCTTTTTTGCAGATTCTTTCTCTGCCTTTTCGTTGGCACAACTGATGTGTTACCAAAGGTAATCTGTGGAGATTTTGGGGCTGGGAGACACCAGAGATGGTGCCTTAACTCAGCAGCAGGGGGAGGGTCTTGCCATACACCAGTTTACGTCCACTCCCTCATTCCGCCCATCTAGTTTGAGCAAAGGGAGTCCTAGGTGGCTGCCCTGTAGCTCTGGCCCTCCCATCCGCTGACCTCTTGCCAACTAGTACATTTGCCTCTTTTGAAAAGGGGGCTGGGTTGGAGTTCCAGCTGTTGGTTTCATTCCAAAGCGGAACCTTTCTTCCTGGGGTGATGGGGGTCAGTAGCTAAACGTTGCTTAAAGATAACCAGAGCCCTACAGCTGGACCAaatggggcccatctagtccagcatcccaaaGGGAACCCCACAAGCCAGACATGAgcgtaacagcactctcccctcgtgtttcccagcaactggtattactCAGAGGCATGCTAGTAGCCAATAACAGCCTTACCATCCTTCAATTTGTTTACccgccttttaaagccattcaagttggccGCCATCAACTACATCTCTTTATGATTTCTGGGAGAGTTGCTTTAAGACAACAAGAACATCAGACGAGCCAAAGGGGGCCGATCTAGTCCAGTTCTCACACTGTTCACACTGGAACACAAGAATAAAAAAAGGACTACAAATACAGTTAACAATCAGTACGAATATTTAGTGtggacatgctgcggaccacctgagtgaagctcactGACTACTGGTGGCCCACAGGCCACAGGTTGGGAGCCCCTGCTCTGTGGAAAGCCCGCAAgtgggacccgagtgcaagagcaattCTCCTCCCTTGTCGTtccccagcgactggtattcagaagcctccTGCTTCCGGCAGTGGGAGTCGTTCACAGTCATCATGACAAGTGGCCTTTGAcagcctttatcctccatgaatatccTCCTAATTGCAGCCTGTGGGTTGAGGCCGCTAGTGGCTTGACCTTTCCTGGCCCCCCATGAATGTATCTCCCACACTTGATGCCCTGCACAGTGATAGCAGCTGCACCCCTCTCCTTCCTTAAGGCAAACTGACGTCGTGTGTGCGTTTTGCTTCTCCCCTTCCCAGGGTCTCGGTGCAGAGTGCAGCAGTGAGGAGGCGGCACGGGTGACTTTCACCAAGGAAAGGTACCCGGGCGGGAGTTGGGAGGCCTCTGGTGCCAGGGTGAGGGGGTTGTTGAGTTTGAATGCAGGGGGTGACCCCGGTGGAAGGATGAGCGTGCTGACAGCTTACCTTCATAAAACCGTTCCAGTATTTTTGATGTAGGGGGATTTATGGACAGCTGTTCCAACTTGCCATTTGCAAAGCACTGTCTAGTTCAGACCACAACCGTGAGATTTTCAGCTTAACAAGCTGAGGCTTCCTTTTTTACCCTAGTAAAAGTCTGGAGAAAGAATTAGAAATGATGTGATGGCCCGAGTTTGGCCAAGGGCCCACCCATTATAACATCTGAACAGTGACTGCTGgaggttccatgtcagtgggccagcggaatctgctctgggttttagtcccaaCTTTCAGAGTTCAGCCCCTtgaacagttccttgaaagttcagactaaaacacagagtggattccactgccccactggcatggagcctgAAGCAGGCAGATTgagcctcttatttatttatctctgttgtatttattacccgcccttcaccagcaggcccCGGGTGGGTTACAACTGTTCAAAATTCAGtataaagaattaaaacaaattgcaatcgCAAGAATAGGGCGagtcctgaaaacatgcatctcaagtgccaaaggccagggtagagAATTTCCTTGAGGCCTCCTGGGAGAGTCGGGTGAGAGCCGTTGGATGGAGGTGAGAGACCCAGCCCATGTTCACACAAGACTTCCCAATATTATCccactaaacagtcatggcttccccccagagaatcttgggaagtgtagtttgtgaagagtgctaagaGTAGTTAGGAgagccccctattcccctcccagagtggTTTTAATAGTGGTTTTAACAGTCAATCCATCTTCCccgggaactctgggaattgcaggtctgtgagaagagggggtctcctaacagctctcagcacccttatcaaactacacttcccaggattcttgggggaagccatggccgtttaaagtggaataaatatctggtgtgaatgtggcccaggtcATGCCACTGGCAGCGATTCAGAGTGTGGTCTCAGGCAAATCATACGCTCTTGGCCTTAGTCTCACAACTGCAAAATGGGAACAATAGCGGTCTCTCTTTTAGGGTGGCGGTGAGGAACAACAGGTGGTTTTaaccagctgtcttaccagtggaTGTCTGCATGCCCCCCACCCTCCAACAGTAACGTCTTCCCGCCCCACCCCCTAGCAGCTGCGGAGGGCAAAGCCTACCCCCTCCGTGGCTTGTGGGAGAGACGAAGAGTAACGGCTAGAGGATCATCGTCATGGTGACCAGCAGCTCCCGGTTGCCGTGTTTTCCTACCTCGTACAGCCTGCAAATGCCACAACACCCCCCATGACAGCCCAGCTAAACCCCTGAATAGACTACTGTAGTACTCTATATCTGGGGCTGCCTTTTGACAGGCTTGTTGTGCCTCTTCCGGCCCAATTCAGCATGCTTCTTTTTACCTGCAgagccctaaacagtttgggtCCTAGGCATCCCCTCTCCATAAGCCTCTTTGGCCCTTTCGATCCTCTGATGAGGCCCTGCTCTGGTTTCCGTCTTCCGGGCAGGCCAGATGACTCTCCGCCAGGAGCAGAACCCTCACTGCTGCTCCTGCCGCCCAGATCGATGCTGTGGAACGCTCTTCCGAGAGCTGTTTGTCCTTCATCGTCTTCCTCTCCCTGCTGACTTTTGAAGGGAGGCCAACACCTTTCGCTTGGTTGCTCTTTGAAAACTGCGTCcaggccttttcttcctgtgaCTTTTAAAGCTTATTACTCTATGGTTTCAGGGGCATTGGTCGTTTTTAAACCCTATGGTTGTTGTGAGGGGATTTTTTAGAAGgcatttgtttttgagatgttttagaaggttttcagtgtttttgtttgccgccctgggctccttttgggaggaagggcaggatacaaatttaataaataaatacataaaagtaGCTGCTACTTCCAAAACATTTTCCACCCATCGAGCACTTTCTCCTTTGTCTTTTCTGCAGctgtccagggatggggaacctgtgcccccccccagatgttgatggattccaattcctatcagccctagtggccagcatggccaaaagccAGGGACGGTGGGAGTCGTAGttgagtaacatctggagggcccccacaggtttcccacccctgctgtaatccTCGCAACAACCTTGAAAGGTAGGCCAGTCGCAGCCAGGGGTAGGCAAGAGAACAgtttgcccaagggcccctgccgAGTTTGTGGCCAGACTGAATGACAGACCAACTTGGGTGAATGGGTGCTGATCACTCTCCTCCCGTTCCAGGATGCGGTTCAAGAACGCCAGGGGGCAGTCTGTGAAAAAGAGCCGGGACTGGGTGCTGGAGAAGAAGGAACGGAGGCGGCGACAGGGCCGGTAAGCTTGAGCTCCCCCCCTCCAGTCGAGAAGAGCAGGGCCAGCCGGGGATTTCTCCAGGGATGGCTCATTGTTTTTGTGGCTTGGAGTCCTTGGACGAGCTCCTGGGAGCCACACGATCTCAGATGTGCCACGCCCAGCCCTCCTGCAGTTTTACCCCTTTCTCTGCTCATCACCTGTCTGATCTGGTGGGCTGGGAAGGGGGCAGTTTGCATCTCCACCGGGGCAACTGGACCTGGAGGTTGAACCCGCTCTGCTCAGCCCAGTGCTGTGTCTTGGGGAGGCCTGAGGGAGGAGGGTTCAGTGGGTAAAGGCTGCAGAAGCCCCCCTTCTCTCTGCCCCATGGTATTTCATCCacccagtttccctgctcttCCTTCTCAAACCTGTCTCGTGCTTCCCCTGCAGGGATGTACGTGCAGACACGAGATACACCGGCCGCAAGCGGAGGACTCACTTCTGACGGTTCTAATTGCGGGGAGCATTCTTACACCAGTCTGTGTCTTCTCCAATAAAATGAAGTGAAAGCAACCGATGGAGTTGCATGTGAGCACCCGGCTCCCTCCAGGCTGGGTCAGCAAGGACTGCTTTGAAGAGACAAAAATGGTACCCACCCAATTTTGATGCAGGTGGTTTTCTGCCGGCTGCAAAGTGGCGCCTCCTCCCAAAAAGCCGCTTTCCATCTCAGGAGGCCTCACCTGGAGCCTGCCTCATTCGCTGCTCCAGTTTACTTGTCCCCCCTTTGCTAGAAAACATCCGGTGAAAACAAGTATGGGGTGGCAGCGATGGGGACCTTTTTCCTTTTGGGAtggtgctgaactgcaactcccatcatcctccctGATGGTTGGCCTTGCTAGCTGCTGGGAATTGAcatccggcaacatctggagggcccacagatgttcccccatccctggtagAAAAGAATTTGGAAACCCCGTCCTGTTGAAGTCAGAATGCTTTGAGGCAGCGGCTGTTAAACGACAAAGACTTTGCTGAGATGGTGGTGGTTTGCTGGATGGTGTGGCTGGCTGAATGTGCAtagttccccctccctccctccctctcagtctCTACCCACCCTTCCCCAAAAGTGACAGACTTAAGCTTTACCTTCTACCTTGGTGCAATGCAAGGGTTAGGGctgctgttgaactcccatcagccccagccagcacggccaataatgcacagagggaagctgggagtggtagtccagcagGACCTAGAGCCCTTAGAGGGCCCAAGCGTGCTCCTCATAGGGACTCTGCATGTTAGCCCAGGGCTGAAGGAGAGTACATACTTCCACCTTGGGTTTATGCTGCTAGCTGTCCTCGAGAGCTTGCCATTGTCCAAACCTCTTCTGGAGCACCCACTGCAAATGATCACGCCTAGCGCGCTAACGTTCGCTGACTGTTCCCTTTCTAGAAGCAGCCATGCTCCTTTGTTGAGGGTGAGGTGTGTATAAATCGTTAAAATAAATATGGAGAAAACCCCATGGCCTGGAGTCTATAAATGTGTGGAGGCTCCTCAGATGCCTGAAAATCTGAGCTGTCAAGTTGAAGGCTCTAGTCCTTGTGGCTACAGCAACAGCCTCAGGTTGTGAGACACTTGTGGAAAGCCAGGGAGTGGCTGTGAGTTAGACCGATGAGTGGAGCCAAACCTTCCCCTAACTACTAAAACTTGAGCATTTAGGCATGTTTAGGTCGTTCCCCTTTAAAATTAGAGAGGTGCTGAATAGGAGGCAACAggccaacccccaccccacccagtttATGGAGGAGCCAGGAGCTGCTTCACAGATGTaaacacttttttattctacattaAATTCCATCCATAAATGGAAGCTGTTTTCCACCTGAAGTTTTATAGGGTGGATAAATAAGCAGGCTGGAATGTTAGAAAGAAGGCAACAGACAGACAGCGCCACATCCGCTGAGGTGGGTCAGCGAGGCAGTTTGCGAGGGTCACGGCAGAGAGACAAGGGCACTTGTATCACACAGCGCCACAGCAACGTCACACGACTCCACGGGAGGCCTCCGCAAAGATGTGTCGAAAAGAAGTTTTGGTAAATGTTCTCTCCCTGCAAGGAGGCAGAATACTGATGGTGGCACTTCCGGgcgctctctttttttaaaaaagaaaaactgacaACTGGCAGGGTGGGACAGCTTCTGAAGCCCTGACACGCCTCTGACGGCTCCGATTTGGACATGCAAGAAAAAGGCAAGGAAGGCCTGGCAGAAGAGGAAGGGCAGCAGCTGGTACTAGTGGCTCATCACTCCTGCGTTGCTTGCAGAAGAGTGAGTTTAGGGTCTTGGGGGAACGGGGTCGGGAGCAGCACTGCACAAGACGTAATTGTATGTACTCTATGGAAAGAGGTTGTTTCGTCACCCCTGACCTTCTGCAGGGGAAGGAAGGTCCGTCCATCatcggggagggagagagggtctCTGCTCCATCTCGGCAACTGGTCTGCTCAGCTCCTTGAAGACTGTTGATTTAGCTGCTGTGTGGCTCTCGAACAAAACGGCTTGCTCAGAAGGGCCAGCGAGGCTGCACGCCATTGCTGCAGACTGAAGCCTGGGAGAAGATGCACACCGCACAAGCCGCCTCGGTCCTGCAGCGGATGCAGCTTAACTCTCCTTGGGAGTGGGACAGGCTTCATCCTGCTTGCTCTGGGGTCCTGGCCAGCAAGGAGAGAGCCCTCCGCTTCAGGAGGCAGAACAAGGTCCTGCGGTTACAAGACGCCTCCCTTTATCAGCATCTTCACTCCCCTGGCAGAGGGAGGCCTCAGCAGCAAGCGCGTGATCCAGGTCGGTTACGGTGCTGCTTTTCCCAGAGACTTGCTGGTGCTGTGGAGCCACTGGAAGAGCCAGGTTCAAGACGGGGTTGGCACTTGCTGCGTTGCATATAGAACTGGCGTCACCCTTAACTCGCTGCAGATGAAGGAGTGCAAATCCTCTCCTTGTCACGGGAAGCAGCTCCtcgttggactgcaactcccatcatccccgatcaTCGGCTGTGCTGGCTGATGGGGAGTTGGAGGCCAGCCACGCCTGCTCTCCCACCTCTGCTGTAGAGGAACCCAAAAGCACCCCACAGCTCCTCTACTGGGCCTGAGAAGGGGCGGGACGGATCTCGACCCAGTTCTGTGCTTCcacattttgggggggagggggcaatctTTGCTCAGCCACCTCTGAAATTGCCTCACAGGGTGGCAGCAGGCGCAGGCTTAGCTCAGTGTGCGAGCGCATGCGTTTGACCAAAGAGAAAAAAGGTGGCAGGTGGCATGATTAGTCAGGCAAGGCAAGCACACCCCTCACTCAGGAAGCCAGCAGGCTGAAACTGTtacaggggtagggaactggtGGCCCACCAGGCACTGTTGACCCTCGTCAGCCTTGCCAACacgggcaatggtcagggatgggcactggagtccggcaacatctggtaGCGCAGAGATCAGCGATCTCTGGCGTGAGCAgcttgggaaggaggagggcaggcaaGGTGCCGAATTGGTGCTCCTTGGAGGACATTTTGGAAATTCTGCAACGAGGCTCTATTTCACCCACGGAAATTCAAACCCCTTTGGACCACAAGATGTGTGGACTGCGCACATAAACACACACCCTGCTGGTTGGCTGTGAGTCCACTGGACACGCTTTTCAGTGTCTGCTTACAAACCTTGAGTGAACatctaaaaaaatcttaaaaaataaTGGGAAGCAGCGGCAATGGCCTGTTTCTATAAGAGCTGGCTCCCTGCTCCTCCTGATTTCTaaaagtgcttttttaaaaaagcataaaataaaacCATTGCTTTTGTGTTAATCTGGAGTTACACCGAGGCTTTTTTAAGCAAAAAGGTTGGagtcatattttaaataaatataccagCTTGGAATATGGCAAGAGGCAGGCCCAGTAGCTGATGCTGGTGGaggggggggtggggagaggggacccaggttcagtccccaggggcgtctccagacagggctgggaaagacccctgagtctgaaaccctagagagctgctgccagtcagtgtgaacagtactgagctagagggaccaggaGTCTGGCTTGGGCTAAGGCAGCATGCTGCACTCCTAGACATGGGAGGACAACACAAAACAAGCACCTGGTGCAGAAAAGAGCAGCTAATGGCTGCTCAGTGGAACCAAAAGTCAGGGCAAATGGGCACCACCACtgaggggtccctgcaggggctgcagcttgggggggggcagcagagaAATACTGTTCCCGTTCACACAAAGGGATCAGCAGCTGTTCCAGGAGCTTTCCTTCCGTGTAATGGGCCAAGCCTCAGCCCTGGGGGCAGGGAACAGGGCCTGGTTTTGCTCATCTTtggagggggagcaggaagaGGACCTCGCTGGGACTGAAACAGGAGTGGTTCCCCTTGCCAAGTGGAAGAGAGAGGCTGTAAGCACGAGGAGGCAAGGTTGTCAAGAGGTGTGGGGCGGGAGCCATGAAAGGGCCTCCTCTGTGAcgctgctgctggtgctgggtCCTGGTGCAGGCCACATGCACCCCCCCCGTACTTGGACACGCAGCATTAACACGAACAATCATGCATTAGAGATGGAGGAGGTGGCCAGCCAGTTTTTTCTCCCTGCAGAGACTGCTGTGAGGCCCAGGCACGCCAGGGCAGCTGGGGACGTGGGTGGCTGGGCCCCAggcacccttcccctcccctccccatccccaagagACAAGAGTCCCGGCCATGGGCTTCTAGGCAAAGATCCCGCCAACTGTGGAAGCGATGACGACGCCCAGCACCACGCAGCAAATGATGATCATGATCTTCTTCTGCAAGGAGAGAGGAAGTAGGGGCAGTGATGTTGCAATTCACCCCACCAGGCATGCAGAAAAAAAAAAACGCTGTAGCCAGAGGTCGATCGGTTTGACTGCAGAATATAAAAAGAGATCCTGGCATGGCTCCCTGGATGTGCTCTTTTTAAGGTAAAGCTAGGTTGCAATGTGCAAAGAAGAGATTGGGGGGGAAGGGGCTTCCTGCTGAGTGATCAATCACTGGGCGAAGGGAACACTTAACTATGCAAAATGCCCTTCCTTCCAAGGCTGTCAGCCCCACCACTCCTATAAGGAAATGGGGAGCACAGCCATGAATTCTACCGTGACTAAAGACAGTAGGAACACCACCAGTGGTGGGAGTCTGCAAACGGGGAGAGCTCATGTCTGGGTTTTGTGGGAGAAAGAAGTCTAATTTTGAGCAGCACCTCAGTTCTGGaacagttccttttttaaaaaaaatgcaaacctgAAATCATGCTAAAACATATCCCTGAGCAAGTGCAGAGTGCACATAACTCTGGCAGTGTGCAGCATCTGCCCTTACCCAGCTGGGGACAGGTCAAGTGGGCTTCAGACACTTGTTACTCCATCCACGGGGTGACCCCTTCCTTACCCGCCTGGCTTTGCTCTGGTACTTGACCGCTTTCTTGGTGTCCGACACGGCTCTCTCGACGTAATCCACGGCGTGCTCCACGTTGTATTCGATGCGGTCTATCATCTCGCCCTACGCAGCAGGGGATGCACACAGGTTTGTATTTCCAAAGCCACTGGCAGGGCCTCAAAGTGCTTCCCTTACTCACAAATGACTCCACTTGCAGTCTCGGGAGGGCCGGTGCCCATATCCCCAGCCATGGCATTCAGTCCCAGACCTGCCGCCAGGGAGTAGGACAGAGAGAAAAGTGAAACAGATTAAATTCATCCACAGATTAGAGCTGAACTGGGGTTTATTTTGCTAAATGGTCTGCCTGTACGCATAATTTGCTCTGCTGTTCAGCCCCTTTAAGGCTCCACTGTTTTAATTAGGACTTTCAAAAGTCAACAAATCCCAGTTTTACAGGTGGGAAGCTGAGGGGGAAGGCCTGGCCAGAAGCCCCATGACAGCgctgggaatttgaacccagggctTCCAGACCACTTGGCCCCTCAATGAGACCCCACCCACAGAGGTTCAGCACCCaggcagctcctggaaagtttggactaaaacctggagcggattccactgccccactgacattgtagCCACTGAACAAAAAGCACAGATGCATGCAGGGGTAAGAAAgacagacactcacacacacccctctgtcccACTCCTCTTGGCTAGCAAAACCAGAAAGAGAGCACCCACAA
This portion of the Rhineura floridana isolate rRhiFlo1 chromosome 21, rRhiFlo1.hap2, whole genome shotgun sequence genome encodes:
- the BUD23 gene encoding probable 18S rRNA (guanine-N(7))-methyltransferase isoform X1, with product MATSRKRPEHRGPAELFYNKAEAQKYTHNSRMIEIQSQMSERAVELLGLPEGRPCFLLDVGCGSGLSGDYISEEGHCWVGMDISPAMLDVAMEREVEGDVMLADMGQGIPFRPGTFDGCISISAVQWLCNADKKTHNPPKRLYRFFSTLYTALARGARAILQLYPENSQQLELITTQAMKAGFTGGMVVDYPNSAKAKKFFLCLFVGTTDVLPKGLGAECSSEEAARVTFTKERMRFKNARGQSVKKSRDWVLEKKERRRRQGRDVRADTRYTGRKRRTHF
- the BUD23 gene encoding probable 18S rRNA (guanine-N(7))-methyltransferase isoform X2, translating into MIEIQSQMSERAVELLGLPEGRPCFLLDVGCGSGLSGDYISEEGHCWVGMDISPAMLDVAMEREVEGDVMLADMGQGIPFRPGTFDGCISISAVQWLCNADKKTHNPPKRLYRFFSTLYTALARGARAILQLYPENSQQLELITTQAMKAGFTGGMVVDYPNSAKAKKFFLCLFVGTTDVLPKGLGAECSSEEAARVTFTKERMRFKNARGQSVKKSRDWVLEKKERRRRQGRDVRADTRYTGRKRRTHF